One stretch of Centroberyx gerrardi isolate f3 chromosome 13, fCenGer3.hap1.cur.20231027, whole genome shotgun sequence DNA includes these proteins:
- the LOC144542157 gene encoding uncharacterized protein F54H12.2-like: MTELDLFSAPMTQLSIEEKHYTEVMPIAAITDRGPIEFFIPGDGEKYLDLNDTLLHLRLKITNADGTDLAQDTAVSIINYPLNTIFSQCDVILGDRLISQASATHPYRAMIETLLNFSEDTLKSQFSAGLFYKDTAGAMDSVVINNGPNKGAVRRGRFSADSREFHLLGPLHSDIFFCERLLLNSVDLRIKLTRGNDAFCLMAAANADYRLKVLGASLFVKKATVSPAVRLGHSAALLKGNALYPLSRINVKTYSIPQNSRICNQENLFLGTMPKYLVLGMVNHEAFTGRSDLSPFNFIHNDVEYLALCQDGRQVPAKAFQPQFNNNQSALLNSGVTQTPVNALASSLCAQGPS, from the coding sequence ATGACGGAGTTGGATTTATTCTCAGCGCCCATGACGCAGCTGTCTATCGAAGAAAAACACTACACAGAAGTCATGCCTATAGCGGCCATTACTGATAGAGGTCCTATTGAATTCTTTATTCCCGGAGACGGTGAAAAATACCTAGATCTCAACGATACTTTGCTACATCTCCGCCTGAAAATTACCAACGCCGACGGGACAGACCTGGCTCAGGACACCGCCGTGAGCATCATTAATTATCCTCTGAATACCATTTTTTCACAATGCGACGTAATTCTCGGGGACAGACTGATATCTCAGGCCAGCGCCACTCACCCGTACAGAGCTATGATCGAGACCCTGCTAAACTTTTCAGAAGATACGCTAAAAAGTCAATTCAGCGCAGGGTTATTTTACAAAGACACGGCCGGCGCTATGGACTCTGTAGTGATTAATAACGGGCCTAATAAAGGGGCGGTTCGGAGAGGTCGATTCAGCGCGGACTCTAGAGAGTTTCACTTGCTGGGTCCCCTTCACTCCGACATATTTTTCTGCGAGAGGTTACTTTTGAACTCTGTGGATTTGAGAATTAAGCTGACCCGGGGAAACGACGCCTTCTGTCTCATGGCAGCCGCCAACGCCGATTACCGTTTAAAAGTACTCGGGGCTTCCCTGTTTGTCAAGAAAGCCACAGTCTCCCCCGCCGTGCGTTTAGGTCATTCGGCGGCCTTGCTGAAAGGTAACGCGCTCTACCCGTTGTCACGTATTAATGTGAAAACATACTCCATCCCCCAGAATTCGAGAATATGTAATCAAGAGAATCTATTTCTCGGGACCATGCCCAAGTACCTAGTACTCGGAATGGTTAACCACGAAGCCTTTACAGGGAGAAGTGACTTGTCACCTTTCAATTTTATCCACAACGATGTGGAATACTTGGCCCTCTGTCAGGACGGCAGACAGGTCCCCGCCAAAGCTTTCCAGCCACAATTTAACAACAACCAGTCG